One Setaria viridis chromosome 5, Setaria_viridis_v4.0, whole genome shotgun sequence genomic region harbors:
- the LOC117854840 gene encoding ABC transporter B family member 21 — protein sequence MPESWRPAEASASPSDAGAAGASAQSQGTGNGGKGHAAAATATRVPFHRLFAFADSTDVELMLLGALGAVANGAAMPFMTVLFGNLIDAFGGAMSIHDVVNRVSNVSLQFIYLAIASAVASFVQVTCWMITGERQAARIRNLYLKTILRQEIAFFDKYTSTGEVVGRMSGDTVLIQDAMGEKVGKFIQLVVTFFGGFIVAFAQGWLLTLVMMATIPPLVLAGAVMSNVVAKMASLGQAAYAESSVVVEQTIGSIRTVASFTGEKRAVEKYNKSLKSAYKSGVREGLAAGLGMGTVMVLLFCGYSLGIWYGAKLILEKGYTGAKVMNVIFAVLTGSLALGQASPSMKAFAGGQAAAYKMFETINRTPEIDAYSTTGRKLEDIRGDIEFRDVYFSYPTRPDEQIFKGFSLTIPSGMTIALVGQSGSGKSTVISLIERFYDPQLGDVLIDGVNLKEFQLRWIRSKIGLVSQEPVLFAASIKENIAYGKDNATDQEIRAAAELANAAKFIDKMPQGFDTSVGEHGTQLSGGQKQRIAIARAILKDPRILLLDEATSALDAESERVVQEALDRIMTNRTTVIVAHRLSTVRNADTIAVIHQGTLVEKGPHNELLRDPEGAYSQLIRLQEANRQDNRKGDSNARSGKQMSINKSASRRSSRDNSSHHSFSVPFGMPLGIDIQDGSSNKLCDEMPQEVPLSRLASLNKPEIPVLILGSIASVISGVIFPIFSILLSNVIKAFYEPPHLLRKDSQFWSSMFLVFGAVYFLSLPVSSYLFSVAGCRLIRRIRLMTFEKVVNMEIEWFDHPENSSGAIGARLSADAAKVRGLVGDALQLVVQNSSTLVAGLVIAFVSNWELSLIILALIPLIGLNGWIQMKFIQGFSADAKMMYEEASQVANDAVSSIRTVASFSAEEKVMDLYKKKCEGPLRTGIRTGIISGIGFGVSFFLLFGVYAASFYAGARLVEDRKTTFPKVFRVFLALAMAAIGVSQSSTLTSDSSKAKSAASSIFAIVDRKSRIDPSEDAGVTVETLRGNIEFQHVSFKYPTRPDVQIFRDLCLTIHAGKTVALVGESGSGKSTAISLLQRFYDPDVGHILLDGVDIQKFQLRWLRQQMGLVSQEPALFNDTIRANIAYGKDGQATESEIIAAAELANAHKFISSALQGYDTMVGERGAQLSGGQKQRVAIARAIVKDPRILLLDEATSALDAESERVVQDALDRVMVNRTTVIVAHRLSTIQNADLIAVVRNGVIIEKGKHDALINIKDGAYASLVALHSAASS from the exons atgccgGAGTCCTGGAGACCCGCCGAGGCGAGCGCCTCGCCGTCCGATGCAGGGGCCGCCGGCGCCTCGGCTCAGAGCCAGGGCACGGGCAATGGCGGCAAggggcacgcggcggcggcgacagcgacgCGGGTGCCGTTCCACAGGCTGTTCGCGTTCGCGGACTCCACGGACGTGGAGCTGATGCTGCTGGGCGCGCTCGGGGCCGTGGCCAACGGCGCCGCGATGCCCTTCATGACCGTGCTCTTCGGCAACCTCATCGACGCCTTCGGCGGCGCGATGAGCATCCACGACGTCGTCAACCGGGTCTCCAACGTCTCTCTCCAGTTCATCTACCTCGCcatcgcctccgccgtcgcttCCTTCGTCC AGGTAACGTGCTGGATGATCACCGGCgagcggcaggcggcgcggaTACGGAACCTGTACCTCAAGACCATCCTGCGCCAGGAGATCGCCTTCTTCGACAAGTACACCAGCACCGGCGAGGTCGTGGGCCGGATGTCCGGCGACACGGTCCTCATCCAGGACGCCATGGGCGAGAAGGTCGGCAAGTTCATCCAGCTGGTGGTTACCTTCTTCGGCGGCTTCATCGTCGCCTTCGCCCAGGGCTGGCTGCTCACGCTGGTCATGATGGCGACCATCCCGCCGCTCGTCTTGGCGGGAGCCGTCATGTCCAACGTCGTCGCCAAGATGGCGTCCCTGGGCCAGGCGGCCTACGCGGAGTcgtcggtggtggtggagcagaCCATCGGGTCCATCAGAACG GTTGCGTCTTTCACCGGCGAGAAACGGGCGGTGGAGAAGTACAACAAGTCCCTGAAGAGTGCGTACAAGTCCGGCGTCCGGGAGGGCCTCGCCGCGGGGCTCGGGATGGGCACGGTCATGGTGCTCCTCTTCTGCGGCTACTCGCTAGGGATTTGGTACGGTGCCAAGCTGATTCTGGAGAAGGGTTACACCGGAGCCAAGGTCATGAATGTGATCTTTGCAGTCCTCACCGGTTCTTT AGCTCTAGGTCAAGCATCGCCAAGCATGAAAGCATTTGCAGGTGGGCAAGCCGCTGCTTACAAAATGTTTGAGACGATAAACAGAACACCGGAGATAGACGCGTACAGCACCACAGGAAGGAAGCTGGAGGATATCCGAGGAGATATCGAGTTTAGGGATGTCTATTTCTCCTATCCGACAAGGCCTGATGAGCAAATATTCAAGGGTTTCTCCCTCACCATACCTAGTGGCATGACAATTGCACTGGTAGGCCAGAGTGGGAGTGGTAAATCCACGGTCATCAGCCTAATTGAACGGTTTTACGATCCTCAGCTTGGCGATGTTCTGATAGATGGTGTGAACCTCAAGGAGTTCCAGTTAAGGTGGATCAGAAGCAAAATTGGCCTTGTCAGCCAGGAGCCAGTCCTTTTTGCTGCCAGCATAAAGGAGAACATAGCTTATGGCAAAGACAATGCAACGGATCAGGAAATTAGAGCTGCTGCTGAGCTTGCCAACGCTGCCAAATTCATAGATAAAATGCCTCAG GGTTTTGATACATCGGTTGGTGAGCATGGGACACAGCTTTCTGGTGGACAGAAGCAAAGAATTGCCATTGCAAGGGCTATTCTGAAAGACCCAAGAATCCTACTATTAGATGAAGCTACAAGCGCTCTGGATGCGGAGTCTGAAAGGGTCGTGCAGGAAGCTCTTGACAGGATCATGACAAACAGGACGACTGTCATAGTTGCACACCGCCTGAGCACTGTTAGAAATGCTGATACCATTGCTGTCATTCATCAAGGAACACTGGTCGAAAAAG GACCACACAATGAGCTTCTAAGAGATCCAGAAGGAGCTTATAGCCAGCTGATAAGGCTACAGGAAGCAAACCGGCAGGACAATCGGAAGGGTGATTCCAATGCTCGTTCAGGCAAACAAATGTCAATAAATAAATCAGCTAGCAGGAGGTCATCCCGTGATAACAGTAGTCACCATTCATTCTCGGTACCATTTGGTATGCCTCTTGGGATTGACATTCAGGATGGTTCATCTAACAAACTATGTGACGAGATGCCACAAGAAGTGCCTCTCAGCCGGCTTGCATCTCTTAACAAGCCAGAGATTCCGGTGCTCATCCTAGGTTCCATTGCCTCGGTTATCAGTGGAGTTATCTTCCCAATCTTTTCGATACTCTTGTCGAATGTGATCAAAGCATTCTACGAGCCTCCGCATCTCCTAAGGAAGGATTCACAGTTCTGGTCTTCCATGTTCTTGGTGTTTGGTGCAGTGTACTTCTTGTCACTCCCTGTCAGTTCGTACCTTTTCTCTGTAGCCGGGTGCAGGTTGATTAGAAGGATCCGACTGATGACATTTGAGAAGGTGGTAAATATGGAGATCGAATGGTTTGATCACCCAGAAAACTCAAGTGGAGCAATTGGGGCAAGGCTGTCAGCTGACGCAGCGAAAGTTAGAGGACTCGTGGGAGATGCGCTTCAATTGGTTGTGCAAAACTCCTCAACATTAGTTGCCGGTTTGGTAATTGCTTTTGTATCAAACTGGGAGCTATCCCTCATCATATTAGCTTTAATACCACTCATTGGCCTAAATGGATGGATCCAGATGAAGTTTATTCAGGGTTTCAGTGCAGATGCCAAG ATGATGTATGAGGAGGCGAGCCAAGTGGCTAATGATGCAGTAAGCAGCATAAGAACAGTAGCCTCATTTTCAGCCGAAGAGAAGGTCATGGATTTGTACAAGAAGAAATGCGAAGGCCCCCTAAGAACAGGAATCAGGACAGGGATTATAAGTGGAATCGGTTTTggtgtttcctttttcttgctaTTTGGGGTATATGCTGCTAGCTTTTATGCTGGTGCTCGGCTTGTTGAAGACAGGAAGACAACCTTTCCTAAAGTTTTCAGG GTTTTTCTAGCTCTTGCAATGGCGGCAATTGGAGTGTCACAATCAAGTACCCTTACATCGGATTCTTCCAAAGCAAAATCAGCTGCATcttctatatttgcaattgtaGACCGAAAATCAAGGATAGACCCAAGTGAGGATGCAGGAGTGACTGTTGAGACGCTGCGAGGAAATATAGAATTCCAGCATGTTAGCTTCAAATATCCTACCAGGCCAGATGTTCAGATTTTCCGGGACCTCTGCTTGACAATTCATGCTGGAAAG ACTGTTGCACTTGTCGGAGAGAGTGGTAGCGGCAAATCAACAGCAATTTCATTGCTTCAGAGATTCTATGACCCAGATGTAGGCCATATACTACTTGATGGAGTGGACATACAGAAGTTTCAGCTAAGGTGGCTAAGGCAACAAATGGGCCTGGTTAGTCAGGAACCAGCTTTGTTTAATGACACGATAAGGGCAAACATTGCCTATGGAAAAGATGGACAAGCAACAGAATCTGAGATCATAGCTGCTGCAGAATTGGCAAATGCTCACAAATTTATCAGTTCGGCGCTCCAG GGGTATGACACAATGGTTGGAGAGCGTGGAGCTCAGTTGTCAGGAGGGCAGAAACAGCGTGTGGCGATCGCCCGCGCAATCGTGAAGGACCCGAGGATCCTGTTGCTGGACGAAGCAACCAGCGCACTGGATGCTGAATCCGAGCGGGTCGTCCAGGACGCTCTTGATAGGGTTATGGTGAACCGGACAACGGTGATCGTTGCTCACCGTCTATCAACAATACAAAACGCAGATTTGATCGCGGTCGTGAGGAATGGGGTGATCATTGAGAAGGGAAAGCACGATGCCTTGATAAACATCAAGGATGGGGCATACGCGTCCCTCGTCGCCCTTCACTCGGCAGCCTCTTCATAG